The genomic stretch ATTCAAAGTGTTTATGTCTTccaaagaaaacgaaaattacATACATCAAACACTTCAATCCCTTTTCGCAGACAAACtcaaatcaaatagaaaatcAACCCAATATTAGCTTACTAAAACATTTCAAAGAAACGTGAAAAAACATCAGAAACACTAATTGCTTACTTCAGAGAGGAGGCGATTCTTGGGAAGCAGTTTCGCCGTTTCAGGAGGAAGCACCACATGCCTGAAAGAACAATCAGATACCCCCccgcgaaaaaaaaaaaaaaaaaaaaattgatgaaaggAAATGAAGGGGGAAATGGGTACCTGTACTCGTAGGTGTCGTCGAAGTACTTTTCGGAGTACTGGATCTGACCCATTTCTCGACCACTAGGGTTCGATTCTTCGCAACTCGATCTGCGAAAATTACATAGATTCGGTAAAAGGGAAATGAAACTCTTTGCGAGACAGAAGTACCCAAAACATTTGATGAAaatacagagagaaagagatcaaAAAACAGCCTTACAGAGAGGACGAGAAATCAAATGCGACTCtcagagaaaaagagagagagagagagagggagagtgaaGGGGCAGAATGTAAATTTGCTTCCTGAAAAGGATGTTTGATGGAGTTTTTCTATATAGGGATTCgtgttttttgaatttcaaaattttgaaatttagcGCTTTTGAGTCTAGAAATCGTTTAAAGTTAAACAATTGGTTTAGtaagattttaaaaacatttcgAAAAGTGATAATCTATTTGGAAATTACCCCGCAATCTATACAGATTTATCATATTAACAAgctaaatacaaacaaattatACCATtatgataatgataaaattttgtttgacaTAATAACTTGAGGTATTCaagttaattcttttttttttttacggagAATATTTCAATCTTATTAAAACTCATAAAGAGCAAATCAAGAAGAGAGGAGAGTCCCCACCTTCCTAATAATATCACCAATACATGGTGGAATCAAATGCCACTGACAAATATCAGTGACATGGGTACAAGCCTCATTTGCTAGATTATGGGCAGCTGAATTTGCTCCCCTTAGCACATGAACAAAACTAGATATTGCTATTTCGCTCCTAGAACGCTTCACATCTTCCACGAAATGTCCATAGCTACTCTCACACGTGTCAGTAGAATTAATAGCCTTCACTACCGTTAGTGCATCTCCCTCAAAGATTACATGTTCAAAGCCCAGCTCATTGGCAAATAGCACAGTGTGGAGGGTAGCAAATGCTTCAGCCACAGTAGGATCCCTTAATGTCTTCTTCTTGAGTCCACAAGCAGCCATAAATTGCCCATTTGCATCCCTTGCTAGAATTCCAATCCCGACACAGGAGTTTTTTTTATCTATGGCAGCATCCCAGTTCACCTTCACCATATTCACCGGCGGCGGCTTCCAATTTGTCGTTTGAGCGGGTGGAGTATCACTGTTTGACCCCAAAAACTGAGCATTGACCCTCTGGAAATCCTCCAAACCAGCCGCTGCCGTCATAAACACTTGAGTTGGAGAGATGAAATCCCCCCATGCACTACAGTATTACGCCTCATCCATACTTTTCTAGCTACCACCGTAAGGAGCTCCAATTCGTGCTTGTCATATCGCCCGATCATCTCTTCAAACAACTGGGTAAAATCCTTGGTTTCGCATATACTCTTCTAGAGTTTAATAGGACCATAGCTCCATACATCAGCTGCGGAGGGACACGACCAGACAATATGCTCCACACTTTCTTCAGCCAAATTACAGATGGGGCACATTGGTGAAGTAATCACCTTACGCTTGAACAAATTGGCTCTTGTTGGTAATAGGTTATGACAGGCCCTCCATACAAACATCTTGACAGCATTGGGAACATTTAATTGCCAACAGACTTTCCAAATATCACACCCTACTCCCGGATTTGATGGTCCACCACATTCCTCTTTCTGCTAATCCACTGCTAAGTGGTAGGCGCTATGGACAGAGAATTGCCCATTTGCTGTGCGTCTCCAGATAAGTTTGTCTTTAGGACGTAAGGGGCTTAAAGGGATAGACGTTATCACTGCTGCCTTCTCCTCCTCAGAAAAATGTTCTAAGATTAAAGAGTGATTCTATCTCCCTGTATCCCCTTCAATGAGATCATACACCAAAGTATCCGCCGCAAGATTAATCCGAGGTGATTGGACCGCATAGGTTGTTGGTTTTGGAAGCCAACAATCGCCCCACACCCTAATATCTTGTCCATTCCCAACCCTCCATATGGCTCCCTTCTTAATGAGTCCTCTTGCTGAAATTATGCTTCTCCAAGCCAAAGATGGCATTTTCCCTACTTGAGCCTCCATAACCATCACTGAAGGATAGTATTTAGCTTTGAGAATCCTTGCCACTAATGATTCCGGTTGTTGTATAAGTCTCCATAGTTGCTTTGCCAAAAGGGCCTTGTTGAACAAGACCAAATCTCTTAATCCTAAGCCCCCCTTTGATTTGGAACAACCCAttctctcccaactcatccaatagATTTTGGAGGTATTCTCcttatgtccccaccaaaatctttgcatgAGCTGATTAATGTCCTTGCATAGAATGACCGGGAGTAAGAACACCGACATACAATACGTAGGGATGGCTTGAATGACTGCATTTAACAATATTTCCTTCCCAacttgagagagaaaattgacCTTCCAGTTATGGAGCCGATCCCATACTCGATCCTTGATGTTCTTGAAGGCTTTGGATCTCGATTTACCCACCAGGGTTGGCaa from Corylus avellana chromosome ca1, CavTom2PMs-1.0 encodes the following:
- the LOC132174254 gene encoding uncharacterized protein LOC132174254, with protein sequence MTAAAGLEDFQRVNAQFLGSNSDTPPAQTTNWKPPPVNMVKVNWDAAIDKKNSCVGIGILARDANGQFMAACGLKKKTLRDPTVAEAFATLHTVLFANELGFEHVIFEGDALTVVKAINSTDTCESSYGHFVEDVKRSRSEIAISSFVHVLRGANSAAHNLANEACTHVTDICQWHLIPPCIGDIIRKVGTLLSS